The following coding sequences are from one Macrobrachium rosenbergii isolate ZJJX-2024 chromosome 36, ASM4041242v1, whole genome shotgun sequence window:
- the LOC136824974 gene encoding protein FAM50A-like, with product MALDNSECPEEAAIVKDDDLEDDYSDSSDDNSDCEDDDDSDCEEIPHLIMPKREESIKKNENVLRLEKENEEKARLIEELKKKVEILTEYGSQMERNMKDLERLNQEKERQLCSVPALMETLRQQIAEKSKETERLIRENEDKDSTLIILESTVTVLKMEKETMNHDLKEMENGRHATQVQLNKLNEDLKRLREENRGNEFALKVCRRRTKIKP from the coding sequence ATGGCTCTGGACAACTCTGAGTGTCCGGAGGAGGCCGCAATTGTAAAGGACGATGATTTGGAAGACGATTATTCAGATAGTTCAGACGACAATTCAGACTGTGAAGACGACGATGATTCAGATTGCGAAGAAATACCTCATTTAATCATGCCAAAGAGAGAGGAatcaattaagaaaaatgaaaatgtcttaCGGCTtgagaaagagaatgaagagaAGGCTCGTTTGATAGAGGAATTAAAGAAGAAGGTAGAGATCCTGACCGAATATGGATCGCAGATGGAACGAAACATGAAAGACCTGGAACGACTCAACCAAGAAAAGGAGAGACAACTTTGCTCAGTGCCTGCCCTGATGGAAACTCTTAGGCAACAAATAGCGGAAAAGTCGAAAGAGACAGAAAGGTTAATAAGGGAGAACGAGGATAAAGACTCCACGCTGATTATTTTGGAAAGCACGGTCACAGTTCTCAAGATGGAGAAGGAGACGATGAACCACGatttgaaggaaatggaaaatggcaGACATGCGACTCAAGTCCAACTAAACAAACTGAACGAGGACTTGAAAAGACTTCGAGAAGAAAACAGAGGGAACGAATTCGCTTTGAAAGTCTGCAGAAGGAGGACGAAGATAAAACCTTAA